A region of Alteromonadaceae bacterium 2753L.S.0a.02 DNA encodes the following proteins:
- a CDS encoding biopolymer transport protein ExbB/TolQ encodes MSDVYSIIVKFFQEGGFFLIPIAIVFFIGLAIAIERWMYLTYERRRNIKAFEDFIPLLRTTEMEKMQMYTRETTAPVVRIIGCGLDMMKVSKQRADVENAMNEGMLETMPKLESRTGYLAVLANVATLLGLLGTIIGLIGAFTAVANADPAEKSTLLSSSISVAMNTTAFGLIAAIPLLVLNAILQNKTKKIVTSIEMSAVKFLNIMTLHRFIEAGMPRPDVTVSPFAQGAAAAQAAAAQAAAQQAAAPQAPQQHSEAVAHQGESVPVNNHESQINPTQVITENSSVLNNGLASA; translated from the coding sequence ATGAGTGATGTATATAGTATTATCGTAAAGTTCTTCCAGGAAGGTGGTTTCTTTTTAATTCCCATAGCCATTGTGTTTTTTATTGGCTTGGCAATTGCCATCGAACGCTGGATGTACCTTACCTACGAGCGGCGACGCAATATCAAGGCCTTTGAAGATTTTATTCCTTTGCTGCGCACCACTGAAATGGAAAAAATGCAAATGTACACTCGCGAGACTACTGCGCCGGTGGTTCGCATTATTGGTTGTGGCCTCGATATGATGAAGGTTTCGAAGCAACGTGCCGATGTGGAAAATGCAATGAATGAGGGTATGCTGGAAACCATGCCTAAATTGGAATCTCGCACCGGTTACCTTGCGGTACTCGCCAACGTAGCCACTCTGCTGGGTCTGTTGGGCACCATCATAGGTTTGATTGGAGCGTTTACTGCGGTTGCCAATGCAGACCCTGCCGAAAAATCAACGCTGCTGTCATCTTCCATTTCAGTAGCGATGAATACCACAGCTTTTGGTTTGATTGCTGCAATCCCGCTGCTAGTGCTTAATGCCATATTGCAGAATAAAACTAAAAAAATTGTGACCAGTATTGAGATGTCCGCTGTTAAGTTCCTCAATATTATGACGCTACATCGTTTTATTGAAGCGGGTATGCCACGCCCAGATGTCACTGTGAGCCCATTTGCTCAAGGCGCTGCCGCTGCACAGGCCGCTGCAGCCCAAGCAGCCGCACAGCAAGCTGCAGCACCGCAAGCGCCTCAGCAACATTCCGAAGCTGTTGCACACCAAGGTGAAAGTGTGCCGGTCAATAATCACGAAAGTCAGATTAATCCCACACAGGTCATTACTGAAAACAGCTCCGTGTTAAACAACGGTTTAGCGAGTGCATAA
- a CDS encoding biopolymer transport protein ExbD, translating into MIGSTVFYQREQNGPQAKLSLIALMDIFTILVFFLLLNSGDSQNIEQAKFVKLPDSSSGKAPHADLVVKIGEDQLWLGEEPITDLAPIIKAPDEFIEPLIARLVEHKEKLGTMSGYEKEHGLSLMIMGHRDTSYELIKSVMQTCRKEGFRNISLAVNRIASDVQNAPVIESAIIESEG; encoded by the coding sequence ATGATTGGTTCCACTGTTTTTTACCAGAGAGAACAAAACGGCCCACAGGCAAAATTGAGCTTGATTGCGTTGATGGATATTTTCACCATTCTGGTGTTTTTCCTATTGCTCAATTCGGGTGACAGTCAAAACATTGAACAAGCTAAGTTTGTAAAATTGCCCGATTCCAGTTCCGGAAAAGCGCCGCACGCAGACTTGGTTGTAAAAATTGGAGAAGATCAACTTTGGCTCGGTGAAGAACCGATAACCGACCTGGCGCCAATTATTAAAGCGCCCGATGAGTTTATCGAGCCCTTGATTGCGCGCTTGGTGGAGCATAAGGAAAAGCTGGGCACCATGAGTGGTTATGAAAAGGAGCACGGTCTCAGTCTAATGATTATGGGGCACCGCGATACCTCCTACGAGTTGATAAAAAGTGTGATGCAGACTTGCCGTAAAGAGGGATTTCGGAATATTTCTCTTGCCGTCAATCGCATTGCTTCTGATGTACAGAACGCGCCGGTTATTGAATCGGCGATTATTGAGTCTGAGGGCTGA
- a CDS encoding tetratricopeptide repeat protein, which translates to MKKRVFLCSMAVSLLAGCGASNQTKTLGELKYKPQQEEPVTVKQMDHKQVREEYQELIDLFEDKQLKEQIERRIADVYMMEGVQRQNQDTTQSKSYYLDAIKSYKEILEKYPNSPDNAEVLYQLAKAYDIEGDLPEALRMLEQLTSRHPYYPNLAEANFRMGDIYFGYQRYAAAEKAYRAVTEAGNVKFIVNAYYMLGWTQYKQAQYRQSLKSYTFVMNDILKETQDTSTLSKAQQSMLSDTLHSVSLGIDKIGGAPSIKTVEFLAAQPYIWMVYENLGDYYLEKELYQDSADTYKAFVTEFPRSEQAPNLHKKLVETYVTGGFPSSALDEKAAYVAAYGIHSDFPGIANGLREDVKPVVKQYLEELAQHNHATGQDLIESISDPKNAKLSEKKRGNMQSKAFEHLRTAAVFYQEFIDTFPSDKTVDSMRFLKAEVLFQAEKYEDAVADYELVAYKPVGSSAKDKAADAGYAAIICYEKIIDLKPEGSEAGRTWQAQAVESMLRFAEKFDSDKRSPAVLTSAAEYMFGLNQYQRAVDITSALIANNQKLDLELKKTAYGIMAHSYFKLEDYANAEQSYMAQRALIDAKSEEFKAVNERLASAMYKRAEQLADGQSIAEAADYFLKIKNTTPDASIRATAQYDAVALLLTMEAWDRAIPELKELMAHYSDHKLAVEFPRQLAFAYEKSEQWALAAEAYLALSTSDPEEEVKREALFLSATMYEKNKNHATAAELFKRYAYNYEQPFDTRMEARYHMAINYEAMGDEGKKLYWLRRIIDGDRKAGEQRSERSRWLGAWANMEYGNYFAEEFKRTRLRLPLVQSLPKKNDKLQSALQRYQQAADYGFLEFVTESSYKIGSLYQIFTSELRESPIPSGLSENDKATYREIIEQQALPFEDLAKEVHSANVSRAWSGDYNEWIEKSFTEMRVLNPQRFDKKELIVSYGDEIR; encoded by the coding sequence ATGAAAAAACGTGTGTTCCTGTGTTCGATGGCGGTGAGTTTACTGGCAGGTTGTGGTGCCAGCAATCAAACCAAAACTCTCGGCGAACTCAAATATAAACCGCAGCAGGAAGAACCTGTGACGGTTAAACAAATGGATCATAAGCAGGTGCGTGAAGAGTATCAGGAGCTTATCGACCTGTTTGAAGATAAACAGTTAAAGGAACAAATTGAGCGGCGAATTGCAGACGTGTACATGATGGAAGGGGTACAGCGTCAAAATCAGGATACCACCCAATCTAAAAGTTATTATCTTGATGCCATTAAATCCTACAAGGAAATACTCGAAAAATATCCGAATTCTCCTGACAACGCTGAAGTTCTCTATCAGCTCGCCAAAGCTTACGACATTGAGGGTGATTTACCAGAAGCTCTGCGTATGCTCGAGCAGCTCACAAGCCGCCACCCCTACTATCCCAATCTGGCTGAAGCCAATTTCCGAATGGGGGATATTTATTTTGGTTACCAGCGCTATGCGGCAGCGGAAAAGGCGTACCGTGCGGTTACCGAAGCGGGTAATGTCAAATTTATTGTAAACGCCTACTACATGTTAGGTTGGACACAGTATAAACAGGCCCAGTATCGGCAGAGTTTAAAGTCATACACCTTTGTGATGAACGATATTCTCAAGGAGACTCAAGACACCAGTACATTGAGTAAAGCGCAACAATCCATGCTTTCAGACACCTTGCATTCGGTGAGTTTAGGCATCGATAAAATTGGCGGGGCTCCCAGTATTAAAACTGTCGAATTTCTGGCTGCTCAGCCCTATATCTGGATGGTTTACGAAAATTTGGGTGATTATTATCTCGAAAAAGAGCTGTACCAGGATTCCGCAGACACCTACAAAGCTTTTGTAACCGAATTTCCACGTAGTGAGCAAGCCCCTAATCTTCATAAAAAGCTGGTTGAGACCTACGTAACCGGAGGTTTCCCCAGTAGCGCCCTGGACGAAAAAGCGGCATATGTTGCCGCCTACGGCATTCACTCCGACTTTCCTGGTATCGCCAATGGTTTAAGAGAAGACGTAAAGCCGGTGGTTAAGCAGTATCTGGAAGAGTTGGCTCAGCACAACCACGCCACTGGTCAAGATCTCATTGAAAGCATTAGCGACCCGAAAAATGCCAAACTCTCTGAGAAAAAACGCGGCAATATGCAAAGCAAGGCATTCGAACATTTGCGAACCGCCGCTGTTTTTTATCAGGAGTTCATCGATACCTTTCCCAGCGATAAAACTGTCGACTCGATGCGTTTCTTAAAAGCCGAGGTATTATTTCAGGCCGAAAAATATGAAGATGCCGTAGCAGATTATGAGTTAGTGGCGTACAAACCGGTTGGCAGTTCTGCGAAAGATAAGGCCGCCGACGCTGGCTACGCCGCAATTATTTGTTACGAAAAAATTATTGATTTAAAACCCGAGGGTTCCGAAGCCGGACGTACTTGGCAGGCCCAGGCTGTGGAAAGCATGTTGCGCTTCGCCGAAAAGTTTGACAGTGATAAACGCAGCCCGGCGGTTCTCACAAGCGCTGCAGAATATATGTTTGGTCTCAACCAATATCAGCGTGCGGTCGATATTACCAGTGCCTTAATTGCTAATAACCAAAAGCTCGATCTCGAATTGAAAAAAACCGCCTACGGCATAATGGCGCATTCCTATTTTAAGTTGGAAGATTATGCCAACGCTGAACAAAGCTACATGGCACAACGTGCCCTTATCGATGCCAAGAGCGAAGAATTTAAAGCCGTTAATGAGCGTCTGGCGAGTGCAATGTACAAGCGCGCGGAGCAGTTGGCAGATGGCCAGAGTATTGCTGAGGCCGCCGATTATTTTCTCAAGATAAAAAACACCACGCCCGATGCGTCAATCCGGGCTACCGCACAATACGATGCGGTGGCTTTGCTATTAACCATGGAGGCTTGGGACCGTGCGATTCCGGAACTCAAGGAATTAATGGCCCACTATTCCGATCACAAACTGGCAGTGGAGTTTCCACGACAACTGGCCTTCGCTTACGAAAAAAGTGAGCAGTGGGCCCTGGCCGCAGAGGCGTATCTGGCCTTAAGTACTAGCGACCCGGAAGAAGAAGTTAAGCGGGAAGCGCTGTTTTTATCCGCAACAATGTATGAGAAAAACAAGAACCATGCCACAGCAGCGGAACTGTTTAAGCGCTACGCTTACAACTACGAGCAACCGTTTGATACGCGCATGGAAGCCCGTTACCACATGGCGATAAATTACGAAGCAATGGGTGACGAAGGGAAAAAACTTTATTGGTTGCGACGTATTATTGACGGAGATCGCAAGGCTGGCGAGCAACGTTCGGAAAGAAGTCGGTGGCTTGGCGCTTGGGCGAATATGGAATACGGCAATTATTTTGCTGAAGAGTTTAAGCGCACCCGGTTACGATTACCATTGGTGCAGAGTTTGCCCAAGAAAAACGACAAGCTTCAAAGCGCGTTGCAGCGTTACCAACAGGCTGCAGATTACGGTTTCTTAGAGTTTGTGACCGAATCGAGCTATAAAATTGGTAGTTTGTACCAAATTTTTACCTCAGAACTGCGAGAGTCTCCCATTCCGTCTGGTTTGTCCGAAAATGATAAGGCAACTTATCGTGAGATCATCGAACAGCAGGCCTTACCTTTTGAAGATCTAGCCAAGGAAGTGCATTCTGCTAACGTGAGCAGGGCATGGAGCGGTGACTACAACGAATGGATTGAAAAAAGTTTTACTGAGATGCGGGTTTTGAATCCGCAACGGTTTGATAAAAAAGAGTTAATAGTGAGTTATGGCGATGAAATACGATAG
- a CDS encoding TPR repeat protein, translating to MKYDSRTTSHPTASVVVRACVLLLAVFPLLMSGCSGTAKKDDQVAAPVVLKVLATDAFIPVESFDKDGAKIPYEPAVNPYAIQKGRIQKEFVSTYIEARRAFKSNNHEQADKLLHTLTESAPELSGPWVMLGDISLAAEKYETALQRFQKAIEINPENVNAYLRLAQVQRLLGKFIEAQNTYAAVLAVWKDFPEAHLNLAVLYDVYMNEPLKAQQHMEAYQFLAGKRNEQVSQWLAEIRSRTGVPYSIKAGAPGGSEGESPVSLAGG from the coding sequence ATGAAATACGATAGCCGAACAACCAGCCACCCTACTGCGAGCGTCGTGGTGCGAGCCTGTGTGCTGCTGCTGGCTGTATTTCCACTGTTAATGTCGGGTTGCTCGGGTACCGCGAAAAAAGATGATCAAGTGGCGGCACCAGTCGTGTTAAAAGTGTTGGCAACAGACGCATTTATCCCCGTCGAGTCGTTCGATAAAGATGGCGCAAAAATCCCCTACGAGCCTGCAGTTAATCCCTATGCCATCCAGAAGGGCCGTATTCAAAAAGAATTTGTAAGTACTTATATTGAAGCGCGTCGCGCGTTTAAAAGTAATAATCACGAGCAGGCTGATAAACTGTTGCACACGTTAACAGAATCGGCGCCTGAATTATCTGGACCGTGGGTGATGTTAGGCGACATCTCTCTTGCGGCAGAAAAATATGAAACTGCTTTGCAGCGGTTTCAAAAAGCCATCGAGATCAATCCCGAAAATGTTAACGCATATTTGCGTTTGGCCCAGGTGCAACGCTTGCTCGGCAAGTTTATTGAAGCTCAAAATACCTACGCTGCGGTGTTGGCTGTGTGGAAGGACTTTCCGGAGGCACACCTAAACCTTGCAGTACTGTACGATGTGTACATGAATGAGCCGCTTAAGGCTCAGCAACATATGGAGGCTTACCAGTTTCTCGCAGGTAAGCGCAATGAGCAGGTAAGCCAATGGCTGGCAGAAATTCGCAGCCGAACCGGTGTTCCCTACAGTATTAAAGCGGGAGCGCCCGGCGGATCGGAAGGTGAATCACCAGTATCATTGGCGGGGGGTTAA
- a CDS encoding biopolymer transport protein ExbD/TolR translates to MNFKFSYKGTDDAELDVTSFMNLMIVLVPVLLLSMTFTQITVLDVKLPDLTGGAYNSEESQSQLEVEVTQQGFKVIYPTDVVIKEIPVVTQTLENGEEVQVYDYLMLSQVLQGVKRQLPEKRDAVVKAIPGLPYQNLISTMQTMKSYKTTVVASVVDVELFPELSLGDAK, encoded by the coding sequence ATGAATTTTAAGTTTTCTTATAAGGGAACTGATGATGCTGAGCTGGATGTAACTTCTTTCATGAACCTCATGATTGTGTTGGTACCTGTGCTTCTATTAAGCATGACCTTTACGCAAATCACGGTTTTGGATGTAAAACTACCAGATCTCACAGGCGGGGCGTACAACAGCGAAGAATCCCAATCACAGCTGGAAGTCGAAGTTACTCAACAGGGGTTTAAAGTGATTTACCCCACTGATGTTGTGATTAAAGAGATTCCAGTCGTTACCCAAACCCTGGAAAACGGCGAGGAAGTGCAGGTGTACGATTACCTCATGCTCTCGCAAGTGTTACAAGGGGTAAAACGCCAGTTGCCCGAAAAGCGCGATGCTGTTGTCAAGGCAATTCCGGGGCTACCTTATCAAAACCTCATCAGTACCATGCAAACCATGAAATCCTACAAAACAACCGTAGTCGCCAGCGTTGTTGATGTGGAGCTTTTCCCAGAATTATCGTTGGGGGATGCAAAATGA